Proteins encoded in a region of the Malaciobacter mytili LMG 24559 genome:
- a CDS encoding alpha/beta fold hydrolase — translation MKKDLLIDSSGYVLNILEKILDSDIKIDGIENIPKNNPRIFVANHFTRTEAIVVPYALYELTGKKVGVIADDGLFKTYFGNFLKNIGALPKSHPNRNNIILGEILTGKKDWMIFPEGRMVKAKDIVKMDNHYCVRIDNEESRVFTGSAFFALYSELLRKDYLNKKIRNITKFKRKYLIEDEETININETMIVPINISYSPLRNGENFLKKIAKKLFDNIDEKFLEEIEIESNIVLKSKTIIRILKPISLHKMLKESYGIELNHKTTIEGLRYDLTHKFMKRIYENLTIRFEHIFALTLYHYPKEVICKNHFKRLLYLIATKVKQDCQLFEEDLQKDIINLISYEKYIPFNEILKIAIRDKIIIQTKNDYIINKENLLNKHTHNTIRLKNIIRVILNEVLIIEKMNDIVKEEIALCSKQINSKLLEILEKEEQEEFENDYLQFKNIDNIKDKRIGQPYTFTNINSNKCVIAIHGFSSAPKEVEEMALYLNYKGLNVYAPRLRGHGTVAEDLKNRNYKDWYNSVSRAITIATLKYEKVYLVGFSTGGLLALLSSKKYFLQLQGVVCINAALNLKDMRIKTILPAINFWNEIVSSFNANTLAKEYVDNHPRYPEINYDKHYVKAIMQLKELMSKTRKSLNRINANTLIIQAKDDPIVNITSAYEIYEKIHSKNKELIVLEQNEHVIIKGEESKRVFEEILNFIVKS, via the coding sequence ATGAAAAAAGATCTACTTATAGATTCTAGTGGTTATGTTTTAAATATATTAGAAAAGATTTTGGATTCTGATATAAAAATTGATGGAATAGAAAATATTCCTAAAAACAATCCTAGAATCTTTGTAGCAAACCATTTTACAAGAACAGAGGCAATAGTAGTTCCTTATGCTTTATATGAATTAACAGGTAAAAAAGTAGGAGTAATAGCAGATGATGGACTATTTAAAACCTATTTTGGTAATTTTCTAAAAAATATTGGAGCTTTACCAAAATCCCATCCAAATAGAAATAATATAATCTTAGGTGAGATTTTAACTGGAAAAAAAGATTGGATGATATTTCCAGAAGGAAGAATGGTAAAAGCTAAAGATATAGTAAAAATGGATAATCATTATTGTGTAAGAATAGATAATGAAGAGAGTCGTGTTTTTACAGGTTCAGCTTTTTTTGCATTATACTCCGAACTTTTAAGAAAAGATTATCTAAATAAAAAAATTAGAAATATTACAAAATTTAAAAGAAAATATCTAATAGAAGATGAGGAGACAATTAATATTAATGAGACAATGATTGTACCAATTAATATTAGCTATTCTCCCCTAAGAAATGGTGAAAATTTTCTAAAAAAAATAGCTAAAAAACTTTTTGATAATATTGATGAAAAATTTTTAGAAGAAATAGAAATAGAAAGTAATATTGTCCTAAAATCTAAAACAATTATTAGAATACTAAAACCTATTTCTTTACATAAAATGTTAAAAGAGAGTTATGGAATTGAATTAAATCATAAAACTACAATTGAAGGATTAAGATATGATTTAACTCATAAATTTATGAAAAGAATTTATGAAAATCTAACTATTAGATTTGAGCATATTTTTGCTCTTACTTTATATCACTACCCTAAAGAAGTAATCTGTAAAAATCATTTTAAAAGACTTTTATATTTAATAGCAACTAAAGTAAAACAAGATTGTCAGCTTTTTGAAGAGGATTTGCAAAAGGATATTATAAATCTTATTTCTTATGAAAAATATATACCTTTTAATGAAATATTAAAAATTGCCATAAGAGATAAAATTATTATTCAAACAAAAAATGATTATATTATAAATAAAGAAAATCTTTTAAATAAACATACACACAATACAATAAGATTAAAAAATATTATTAGAGTAATTTTAAATGAAGTTTTAATAATAGAAAAAATGAATGATATTGTAAAAGAAGAGATAGCTCTTTGTTCAAAACAGATTAATTCAAAACTTCTTGAAATTTTAGAAAAAGAAGAACAAGAAGAGTTTGAAAATGATTATTTGCAATTTAAAAATATAGATAATATAAAAGATAAAAGAATAGGACAACCTTATACTTTTACAAATATAAATTCAAATAAATGTGTTATTGCAATACATGGTTTTTCTTCTGCACCAAAAGAAGTAGAAGAGATGGCTTTATATTTAAATTATAAAGGTTTAAATGTTTATGCCCCAAGATTAAGAGGTCATGGAACAGTAGCAGAAGATTTAAAAAATAGAAATTATAAAGATTGGTATAATAGTGTTTCAAGAGCTATTACTATTGCAACATTAAAATATGAAAAAGTCTATTTAGTTGGTTTTTCAACAGGGGGACTTTTAGCTCTTTTAAGTTCAAAAAAATATTTTTTACAACTACAAGGAGTTGTATGTATAAATGCAGCTTTAAATTTAAAAGATATGAGAATTAAAACCATACTTCCTGCAATTAATTTTTGGAATGAAATTGTAAGTTCTTTTAATGCAAATACTCTTGCAAAAGAGTATGTAGATAATCATCCACGATACCCAGAGATAAATTATGATAAGCATTATGTAAAAGCTATTATGCAACTAAAAGAACTAATGAGTAAAACTAGAAAAAGTTTAAATAGAATAAATGCAAATACTTTAATTATCCAAGCAAAAGATGACCCAATAGTAAATATCACTTCTGCTTATGAAATATATGAAAAAATACACTCTAAAAATAAAGAACTAATAGTTTTAGAACAAAATGAACATGTGATTATAAAAGGGGAAGAGAGTAAAAGAGTATTTGAGGAAATTCTTAACTTTATTGTAAAAAGCTAA
- a CDS encoding AMP-dependent synthetase/ligase, with the protein MISYNFKTYEELFFHIINNYENNNFLNYIEDGKYVHISIKEFELRVKYLSLALNKIGIKEGDNVAIFAKSSPYWLIFDFALHLIKAISVPIFSNISTKNLEFEIEDSNIDFVFIDSSKRIKDIKKDVTYITYSFYIKKNKTYSLDELFILGEREFFKQEKEFLASSDENSIFSVIYTSGNTGTPKGVELTNKNIISQLKDINEVFYLEQKEIALSLLPLAHIFERTVMSYYLSKGMSIYFVDEIENTSKLLKLVRPTTMTVVPRLLEKIFNKIQENISTKPLISKLIAITAIKYAINFEHRGIIYKIFDKLVYSKFREIFGGRINQLVCGGAALDKDIYKFFVNIKVPLYQGYGLTEFSPVICTNTPKNSKIGSCGKALPSVQVKLSKENELLVKGDSLMKGYKNQEELTKQTIIDGWLHTGDMGKIDEEGYIFIESRLKEVVKTSTGEYVSVIKIEQALTKNRYIEFATVIANNKKYVTCLIFVNKDIYLQTKSNLSIEEFFNQKSVRNSIERTIFKINKDLNKWERVIKYEIITNDISIEGGELTPSMKISKTNIEKKYKDIIESMY; encoded by the coding sequence ATGATTTCTTACAATTTTAAAACCTATGAAGAACTATTTTTTCATATAATAAATAACTATGAAAATAATAATTTTTTAAACTATATTGAAGATGGAAAATATGTACATATTTCCATAAAAGAGTTTGAATTAAGAGTTAAATATCTAAGTTTAGCTCTTAATAAAATTGGTATAAAAGAAGGTGATAATGTTGCAATCTTCGCTAAATCTTCACCCTATTGGCTTATATTTGATTTTGCTTTACATTTAATAAAAGCAATAAGTGTACCTATTTTTTCAAATATTTCTACAAAAAATTTAGAATTTGAAATAGAAGATTCAAATATTGATTTTGTATTTATAGACTCTTCAAAAAGAATAAAAGATATTAAAAAAGATGTAACATATATTACATATAGCTTTTATATTAAAAAAAATAAAACTTATAGTTTAGATGAGTTATTTATTTTAGGAGAAAGAGAGTTTTTTAAACAAGAAAAAGAGTTCCTTGCTTCAAGTGATGAAAACTCTATTTTTTCAGTAATTTATACAAGTGGTAATACGGGAACTCCAAAAGGTGTTGAACTTACAAATAAAAATATTATTTCTCAGTTAAAAGATATTAATGAAGTTTTTTATTTAGAGCAAAAAGAAATAGCCCTTTCACTTCTTCCTTTAGCTCATATTTTTGAAAGAACTGTTATGAGTTATTATTTAAGTAAAGGTATGAGTATTTATTTTGTTGATGAAATAGAAAATACTTCAAAGCTTTTAAAACTTGTAAGACCAACTACAATGACAGTAGTTCCAAGACTTCTTGAAAAAATTTTTAATAAAATTCAAGAAAACATCTCTACAAAACCCTTAATTTCGAAGCTAATTGCCATAACTGCTATTAAGTATGCAATAAATTTTGAACATAGAGGAATTATCTATAAAATCTTTGACAAACTAGTATATAGTAAATTTAGAGAGATTTTTGGTGGAAGAATAAATCAATTAGTTTGTGGAGGTGCTGCACTTGATAAAGATATTTATAAATTTTTTGTAAATATAAAAGTTCCTTTATATCAAGGTTATGGTTTAACAGAATTTTCTCCAGTTATCTGTACAAATACACCAAAAAATAGTAAGATAGGTTCTTGTGGGAAAGCCTTACCTAGTGTTCAAGTAAAACTTTCAAAAGAAAATGAACTTTTAGTTAAGGGTGATTCTTTAATGAAAGGGTATAAAAACCAAGAAGAGCTTACAAAGCAGACTATTATTGATGGATGGCTTCACACAGGTGATATGGGTAAAATTGATGAAGAGGGATATATATTTATTGAAAGTAGATTAAAAGAGGTAGTAAAGACTTCAACAGGAGAATATGTTTCAGTTATAAAAATAGAACAAGCACTTACAAAAAATAGATATATTGAATTTGCAACTGTTATTGCAAATAATAAAAAATATGTAACATGCCTTATCTTTGTAAATAAAGATATTTATTTGCAAACAAAAAGTAATTTAAGTATTGAAGAGTTTTTTAACCAAAAAAGCGTAAGAAACTCTATTGAAAGAACTATTTTTAAAATAAACAAAGATTTAAATAAGTGGGAAAGAGTTATTAAATACGAAATAATAACAAATGATATTTCTATTGAAGGAGGAGAATTAACTCCTTCTATGAAAATAAGTAAAACAAATATCGAAAAAAAATATAAAGATATAATTGAAAGTATGTATTAG
- a CDS encoding 3-hydroxyacyl-CoA dehydrogenase NAD-binding domain-containing protein has protein sequence MNNINLTVINDIATLEFDLQNEKVNKLSFEVLNELNLKLDEISSNSNIKILIIKSLKENIFIAGADINEIKEFKNKEEVYNALLEGDAILNKIENLNIPTIAYINGACMGGGLELALACKYRIATTNKSTKFAFPEIKLGFFPGLGGTQRAPKLIGLISAMDLIFTGKTIDSLKAYKIGLIDECFDEGQEKSKINAFISKVKEHKVLRKDRKSFLEKFSFTRELIFKKALQNLQQKVNKDFKAPYKALEVLKNTYNLSLNEGLKIEASTFSQLAITKESKYLIELFFLSEKIKKDYIKTKEEINSVVIIGSGVMGKGIIWLFSKYLKEVRIKLRSLENASTIISDVAKLYDFFIKTRKMTKAQVDLKLSSLSYTQNYEGLQNIDLALEAIVEEEEEKIKTYKQLEKVMKKEAIIASNTSSISIEKLASSLNNKENFMGIHFFNPVNKMPLVEIIPTKYTKEENINKVKQTLIKAGKMPIVVGDCAGFLVNRILLPYLNEAGFILGEGSNITTIDRVLKDFGMPMGPFSLADTVGIDIGFHVATILNKSYGERMAIAPILEKMYEKKYLGVKNKKGFYDYSSKKIVENKEVYNYTKDTRIITEEEIRNRCIYIMINEASLCLEEGIVKDADILDFAMVAGTGFPPYKGGLLKYANEIGIKKIVKELNRLEYLYDKRFKVSNLLLKLNEAKLDFSTGEELWKH, from the coding sequence ATGAATAATATAAATCTAACTGTAATAAATGATATTGCAACTTTAGAGTTTGATTTACAAAATGAAAAAGTAAATAAACTATCTTTTGAAGTTTTAAATGAACTTAATTTAAAGCTTGATGAAATTTCATCAAATAGCAATATTAAAATCCTTATTATAAAAAGTTTAAAAGAAAATATTTTTATTGCAGGTGCTGATATTAATGAAATTAAAGAATTTAAAAATAAAGAAGAAGTTTATAATGCACTATTAGAAGGTGATGCCATTTTAAATAAAATTGAAAATCTTAATATTCCAACAATCGCATATATAAATGGTGCTTGTATGGGTGGAGGTTTAGAACTTGCATTAGCTTGCAAGTATAGAATTGCAACAACAAATAAAAGTACAAAGTTTGCTTTTCCTGAAATTAAACTAGGGTTTTTCCCAGGTCTTGGAGGAACACAAAGAGCACCTAAATTAATAGGTCTTATAAGTGCTATGGATTTAATATTTACAGGTAAAACAATTGATAGTTTAAAAGCTTATAAAATAGGTTTAATTGATGAATGCTTTGATGAAGGACAAGAAAAAAGTAAAATAAATGCTTTTATTTCAAAAGTAAAAGAACATAAAGTTTTAAGAAAAGATAGAAAATCATTTTTAGAAAAATTCTCTTTTACAAGAGAGCTTATTTTTAAAAAAGCTTTACAAAATTTACAACAAAAGGTAAATAAAGATTTTAAAGCTCCATACAAAGCTTTAGAAGTTTTAAAAAATACTTATAACTTATCTTTAAACGAAGGTTTAAAAATTGAAGCTTCAACTTTTTCACAACTTGCAATTACAAAAGAATCAAAATATTTAATAGAACTTTTTTTCTTAAGTGAAAAGATAAAAAAAGATTATATAAAAACTAAAGAAGAGATTAACTCTGTTGTAATTATAGGTAGTGGAGTTATGGGTAAAGGTATTATTTGGTTATTTTCAAAATATTTAAAAGAAGTTAGAATTAAATTAAGAAGTTTAGAAAATGCCTCAACAATAATAAGTGATGTTGCAAAACTTTATGATTTTTTTATTAAAACTAGAAAAATGACAAAAGCACAAGTTGATTTAAAACTAAGTTCTTTAAGTTATACGCAAAATTATGAAGGTTTACAAAATATAGATTTGGCTCTTGAAGCAATTGTTGAAGAAGAAGAAGAAAAAATCAAAACTTACAAACAGTTAGAAAAAGTAATGAAAAAAGAAGCAATTATTGCATCAAATACTTCTTCAATTTCAATTGAAAAATTAGCTTCTTCTTTAAATAATAAAGAAAACTTTATGGGTATTCATTTTTTTAACCCAGTAAATAAGATGCCTTTAGTAGAAATAATTCCTACAAAATATACAAAAGAAGAAAATATAAATAAAGTAAAGCAAACTCTAATAAAAGCTGGGAAAATGCCAATTGTTGTTGGTGATTGTGCAGGATTTTTAGTAAATAGAATCTTATTACCTTATTTAAATGAAGCTGGATTTATTCTTGGTGAAGGAAGTAATATAACTACTATTGATAGGGTTTTAAAAGATTTTGGTATGCCAATGGGACCTTTTAGCCTTGCTGATACAGTAGGAATTGATATAGGTTTTCATGTGGCTACTATTTTAAATAAATCCTATGGAGAAAGAATGGCAATTGCTCCTATTTTAGAAAAAATGTATGAAAAAAAATATTTAGGAGTAAAAAATAAAAAAGGTTTTTATGACTACTCAAGTAAAAAAATAGTTGAAAATAAAGAAGTTTATAACTACACAAAAGATACAAGGATTATAACAGAAGAAGAGATTAGAAATAGATGTATTTATATTATGATAAATGAAGCTAGTCTTTGTTTAGAAGAAGGGATTGTGAAAGATGCAGATATTTTAGATTTTGCAATGGTTGCAGGAACTGGTTTTCCACCATATAAAGGTGGATTATTAAAATATGCCAATGAAATAGGTATTAAAAAAATCGTAAAAGAACTAAATAGATTAGAATATTTATACGATAAAAGATTTAAAGTTAGCAATTTATTATTAAAATTAAATGAAGCTAAATTAGATTTTAGCACAGGAGAAGAGCTATGGAAACACTAA
- a CDS encoding acyl-CoA dehydrogenase — METLIFALILLIFGFYSYPAILWFVFIGVYSLTFFSTGVLFWIVFALLAIVILNKEVRQHFIIKSILNFIKEKGLIPKISKTEDQALQAGTNFIEADFFKGSVDFNKVKNEKITLLNKEEQDFLDNEVEQLCAIESDWQIFQNRDLSKESWEFIKTKKFFGMIIPKEYGGLGFSATAHSKVIEKLVSKSQVLAITVMVPNSLGPAELILKHGTQEQKDYYLPRLAQGQEVPCFGLTEPNAGSDATSITSSGVLFKDEKGEIKIKLNFEKRYITLGNIATLIGLAFVLKDPDHLLSNEENLGITFGLIDSKTKGVDNSNRHDPLGIAFVNSPIFGKNVVISLENIIGGKEGIGKGWQMLVESLSIGRGISLPSVSLGGSKLALKVVSTYTQLREQFGLSIDKFEGVEEKIAKIAAFTYLLNASRNYTLDAIDNGAKPAVINSIMKYHATEKFREIINDSMDVLGGAAIIRGEKNLLAHAYFALPISITVEGANILTRNLMQFGQGLIKSHPYLYKQVLAIQNNDIDSFDTVLRKHIALSINSTIKSFVYFISRGKFIKTSKELQAYKKRLIWSATSFTALSNFSLVLLGANIKKKENISARFGDILSWLYLITATIREFENSKKQEDKILVEYICEYGFYKIQEAREDIIQNLGFMKILLPFIRLNPIGIKPEDKLNRKIVEFLTNKENLNSLCSGLYTPTNKKDPLYKLEEALDLQNENKQILDRIKYAVKHESIKKAAFLDMLEESHNVGVITNEEYEALKLAYNKKMDVIHVDYFKDKIYKQQR, encoded by the coding sequence ATGGAAACACTAATTTTTGCCTTAATATTATTGATATTTGGATTTTATTCATATCCAGCCATTTTATGGTTTGTTTTTATAGGAGTTTATTCTCTTACATTTTTTAGTACAGGTGTTCTTTTTTGGATAGTATTTGCTCTTTTAGCAATTGTTATTTTAAATAAAGAGGTTAGACAACACTTTATTATAAAATCTATTTTAAATTTTATAAAAGAAAAAGGTTTAATTCCAAAAATTTCAAAAACAGAAGATCAAGCACTGCAAGCTGGAACAAACTTTATAGAAGCAGATTTTTTTAAAGGAAGTGTTGATTTTAATAAAGTAAAAAATGAAAAAATTACACTTTTAAATAAAGAAGAACAGGATTTTTTAGATAATGAAGTTGAACAATTATGTGCAATAGAAAGTGATTGGCAAATTTTTCAAAATAGAGATTTAAGTAAAGAGTCTTGGGAGTTTATAAAAACTAAAAAATTCTTTGGAATGATTATTCCAAAAGAGTATGGGGGATTAGGTTTTAGTGCAACAGCACACTCTAAAGTTATAGAAAAACTTGTATCTAAATCACAGGTTTTAGCAATAACAGTAATGGTACCAAATTCATTGGGACCTGCTGAACTTATTTTAAAACATGGAACACAAGAACAAAAAGATTATTATCTTCCAAGATTGGCACAAGGACAAGAGGTTCCTTGTTTTGGATTAACAGAACCAAATGCAGGTAGTGATGCCACTTCTATTACTTCAAGTGGAGTTTTATTTAAAGATGAAAAAGGTGAGATAAAAATAAAACTTAATTTTGAAAAAAGATATATTACTTTAGGAAATATTGCAACATTAATTGGTCTTGCTTTTGTGTTAAAAGACCCAGATCATTTACTATCAAATGAAGAAAATTTAGGTATTACTTTTGGTCTAATTGATTCAAAAACAAAAGGAGTAGATAACTCAAATAGACATGACCCTCTTGGAATTGCTTTTGTAAACTCTCCTATATTTGGTAAAAATGTAGTAATCTCTTTAGAAAATATTATTGGTGGTAAAGAAGGGATTGGTAAAGGATGGCAAATGCTAGTTGAGTCTTTATCAATAGGAAGAGGTATTTCTTTACCAAGTGTTAGTTTAGGTGGAAGTAAACTTGCTTTAAAAGTTGTAAGCACTTATACTCAACTAAGAGAACAATTTGGATTAAGTATAGATAAATTTGAAGGAGTAGAAGAAAAAATTGCAAAAATTGCAGCTTTTACTTATTTATTAAATGCTTCAAGAAATTATACTTTAGATGCAATTGACAATGGGGCAAAACCAGCAGTAATAAACTCAATAATGAAATACCATGCAACAGAAAAATTTAGAGAGATTATAAATGACAGTATGGATGTATTAGGAGGAGCAGCAATAATTAGAGGTGAAAAAAATCTTTTAGCTCATGCTTATTTTGCATTACCAATATCTATTACAGTTGAAGGTGCAAATATTTTAACTAGAAATCTAATGCAATTTGGACAAGGGTTAATAAAATCTCATCCATATTTATATAAACAAGTATTAGCTATACAAAATAATGATATAGACTCTTTTGATACAGTTTTAAGAAAACACATTGCTTTATCAATTAACTCAACTATAAAATCTTTTGTATATTTTATAAGTAGAGGAAAATTTATAAAAACTTCTAAAGAATTGCAAGCTTATAAAAAAAGATTGATTTGGTCTGCAACAAGCTTTACAGCTCTATCAAATTTCTCTTTAGTTTTACTTGGTGCAAACATTAAGAAAAAAGAGAATATTAGTGCAAGATTTGGAGATATTTTATCTTGGTTATATCTTATAACTGCAACTATTAGAGAGTTTGAAAATAGTAAAAAACAAGAAGATAAAATTTTAGTTGAGTATATTTGTGAATATGGTTTTTATAAAATTCAAGAAGCAAGAGAGGATATTATTCAAAATCTAGGCTTTATGAAAATTCTTTTACCTTTTATTAGGTTAAATCCAATTGGAATAAAACCAGAAGATAAATTAAATAGAAAAATTGTAGAGTTTTTAACAAATAAAGAAAATCTAAACTCACTTTGTAGTGGTTTATATACACCAACAAATAAAAAAGATCCTTTATATAAATTAGAAGAAGCTCTTGATTTACAAAATGAAAATAAACAAATCCTTGATAGAATTAAATATGCTGTAAAACATGAAAGCATAAAAAAAGCTGCATTTTTAGATATGCTTGAAGAGTCTCATAATGTAGGAGTAATTACAAATGAAGAGTATGAGGCTTTAAAACTTGCATATAATAAAAAAATGGATGTTATTCATGTAGATTATTTTAAAGATAAAATTTATAAACAGCAAAGATAA
- a CDS encoding thiolase family protein — protein sequence MEKIVVIDGLRSPIAKAYGKLNNIQAEELGSIIAKELVLRSGIDYKEFDEVIIGNVAQPTHAANIARVIAIKAGFPISTPAYTVHRNCASGMQSISSAIEKIHSKQGELYLVGGVESMSNIPLLHTQAFKNILTEISNTKSIKEKLKILTKLKLQDLKPVIGLISGLTDPISGKIMGKTAENLANEFKIDRQTQDLYALNSHLKAQKAIENKIFEEEIHPIISKNGSIFEDDGVRLNQTLEALGKLRTIFDANGTVTAGNSSQVSDGASMLIICSESKAKELNLEPLGYIKDYAYAGLEPDKMGLGPLYATHKLFNRSKITLKDIDLIELNEAFASQVLANLEAFKSIEFANKHFEGKVLGEINNEILNVNGGAIALGHPVGMSGTRIVLHLLKELKRRNLKTGLATLCVGGGQGASFLLEV from the coding sequence ATGGAAAAAATAGTTGTTATAGATGGATTAAGAAGTCCAATAGCAAAAGCCTATGGAAAATTAAATAATATTCAAGCAGAAGAACTTGGAAGTATTATAGCAAAAGAGCTAGTTTTAAGAAGTGGTATTGATTATAAAGAGTTTGATGAAGTAATAATAGGAAATGTTGCCCAACCAACACATGCAGCAAATATAGCAAGAGTAATTGCCATAAAAGCTGGTTTCCCCATTTCAACTCCTGCATACACAGTTCATAGAAATTGTGCTTCTGGAATGCAATCAATTTCAAGTGCAATTGAAAAAATACATTCAAAACAAGGGGAACTTTATTTAGTTGGAGGAGTTGAATCTATGAGTAATATTCCCCTACTTCATACACAAGCTTTTAAAAATATTTTAACTGAAATTTCCAATACAAAAAGCATAAAAGAGAAACTTAAAATCTTAACAAAATTAAAACTTCAAGATTTAAAACCTGTAATTGGCCTAATTTCTGGATTAACAGATCCAATTTCAGGAAAAATTATGGGAAAAACTGCTGAAAATTTAGCAAATGAGTTTAAAATAGATAGACAAACACAAGATTTATATGCTTTAAATTCCCATTTAAAAGCGCAAAAAGCTATTGAAAATAAGATTTTTGAAGAAGAGATACATCCAATTATTTCAAAAAATGGCTCAATTTTTGAAGATGATGGAGTTAGATTAAATCAAACTCTTGAAGCTTTAGGAAAACTTCGAACAATTTTTGATGCAAATGGAACAGTAACAGCGGGAAATTCTTCACAAGTTTCTGATGGAGCTTCTATGCTTATTATTTGTAGTGAAAGTAAAGCAAAAGAGCTTAATTTAGAGCCTTTAGGTTATATTAAAGATTATGCTTATGCAGGACTTGAACCAGATAAAATGGGATTAGGTCCTTTATATGCTACTCATAAGCTATTTAATAGGAGTAAGATTACTTTAAAAGATATAGATTTAATAGAACTAAATGAAGCTTTTGCTTCACAAGTTCTTGCAAATCTTGAAGCATTTAAATCTATTGAATTTGCCAATAAACATTTTGAAGGTAAAGTTTTAGGCGAAATTAATAATGAGATTTTAAATGTAAATGGTGGGGCAATAGCCTTAGGTCATCCAGTTGGTATGAGTGGAACTAGAATAGTTTTACACTTATTAAAAGAGTTAAAAAGAAGAAACTTAAAAACTGGTCTTGCAACTTTATGTGTGGGTGGAGGCCAAGGGGCTTCTTTTTTACTGGAGGTGTAA